The Acetomicrobium sp. S15 = DSM 107314 genome window below encodes:
- a CDS encoding M50 family metallopeptidase, protein MSILAFLIVIGISVILHEMGHFLAARKCGVQVHEFAFGMGPALYRHRKGETIWSFRIFPIGGFVRLAGMGETQECEIDDPQRSFYQKSAGARALLLASGPLLNVLLALLLSSLFLWAHGVLDLSHPTVGEVMVGFPAEEIGLRPGDTVIQVSEVEVKTWVEMSQALREKAKEDGKVDLVVQRGGEKIQFSDVELLLDPQYGIPLLGIRPAMIKYPPHRALAGAFAYLWQMSKQMVTAIIGWISGRQKVEVAGPLGIAAMAGEAVKEGWWSFISFLAVINLNLGILNLVPFPALDGGRLLFVLIEMTSRKKVSERLENYIHMVGFAVLIGLILLVTWQDVMRLLK, encoded by the coding sequence ATGTCAATTTTGGCATTTCTAATAGTAATAGGCATAAGCGTAATTCTGCACGAGATGGGCCATTTCTTGGCAGCCAGGAAGTGTGGAGTCCAGGTTCATGAATTTGCCTTCGGAATGGGCCCTGCCTTATATAGGCATCGCAAAGGAGAGACCATATGGTCGTTCAGGATCTTCCCTATAGGTGGGTTTGTCCGCTTGGCAGGCATGGGAGAAACGCAGGAGTGCGAGATAGACGATCCGCAGCGCAGTTTCTACCAAAAGAGCGCTGGAGCTCGCGCCCTTTTATTGGCCAGCGGGCCGCTTCTCAATGTGCTGCTGGCACTCCTCTTGTCTTCTCTTTTTCTCTGGGCTCACGGGGTCTTAGACCTGAGCCACCCGACAGTTGGCGAGGTTATGGTTGGCTTTCCTGCCGAGGAAATCGGCCTGCGGCCTGGAGACACAGTAATCCAAGTCAGTGAAGTAGAAGTTAAAACATGGGTGGAGATGTCTCAAGCTCTTCGGGAAAAGGCGAAAGAAGACGGAAAGGTCGACTTGGTGGTTCAGAGGGGCGGAGAAAAGATTCAATTTAGCGATGTAGAACTTCTCCTCGATCCACAATACGGCATTCCTCTACTTGGTATACGCCCTGCCATGATTAAATACCCGCCTCATCGCGCACTCGCCGGGGCATTCGCCTATCTCTGGCAGATGAGCAAACAAATGGTGACGGCCATTATAGGTTGGATTTCTGGGCGCCAGAAAGTCGAGGTAGCCGGTCCATTGGGCATCGCTGCGATGGCTGGAGAGGCCGTCAAAGAGGGGTGGTGGAGCTTCATCTCGTTTTTAGCCGTGATTAACCTAAATCTCGGCATTTTAAATTTAGTGCCCTTTCCTGCCCTTGATGGAGGAAGGTTGCTATTTGTGTTGATCGAAATGACAAGCAGAAAGAAAGTATCAGAACGCCTGGAGAATTATATCCACATGGTAGGCTTTGCCGTGTTAATAGGTTTAATATTGCTCGTGACATGGCAAGACGTCATGCGCTTACTCAAGTAG
- the speE gene encoding polyamine aminopropyltransferase, with translation MQPMDRRSPDLWYTEYQKPDMRLGLRIKEILVNKQTQYQHILVVETAEYGRLLALDGAIQITERDEFTYHEMITHVAMCAHPTPKRVLVVGGGDGGVVREVIKHDSVERVTLVDIDEAVIETSRAYFPSVSCALDHPKVEIATMDALVYVKEHVDEFNVIIVDSTDPVDFAAGLYEKSFFATAANALKSDGIIVAQTESPFAEPEIVSSTFLALREVFPISFLYWGAVPTYPTGLWTYAIGSKLYDPRETRSSAPLDVRYYTKDLHHSAFILPKFLKDLIGRDAKMQTKEKACHAT, from the coding sequence ATGCAACCGATGGACAGACGAAGCCCAGATCTTTGGTATACGGAGTATCAAAAGCCAGACATGCGCTTAGGCCTCCGCATAAAGGAGATATTGGTCAACAAGCAAACCCAGTATCAGCATATCCTGGTGGTAGAAACGGCGGAATACGGAAGACTTTTGGCCCTGGACGGAGCTATTCAAATCACAGAGAGGGACGAGTTCACCTATCATGAGATGATAACCCATGTGGCTATGTGCGCTCATCCTACCCCTAAGCGGGTATTAGTGGTGGGCGGCGGGGATGGCGGCGTTGTGCGCGAGGTCATCAAACACGACTCGGTGGAGCGGGTAACGTTGGTGGATATAGACGAAGCCGTCATAGAGACGTCGCGCGCGTATTTCCCTTCGGTAAGCTGTGCCTTGGACCATCCCAAGGTTGAGATAGCGACCATGGATGCCCTGGTTTATGTGAAAGAGCACGTAGATGAGTTCAACGTCATCATCGTCGACAGCACTGATCCCGTTGATTTTGCTGCCGGGCTCTACGAGAAATCTTTTTTTGCCACTGCCGCCAACGCACTCAAAAGCGATGGAATAATAGTAGCTCAGACCGAGTCCCCTTTTGCCGAGCCAGAGATCGTCTCCTCCACGTTTTTAGCCCTCCGCGAAGTCTTCCCTATATCGTTTCTGTATTGGGGGGCTGTCCCTACGTACCCCACCGGACTGTGGACCTATGCCATAGGTTCGAAGCTTTACGATCCCAGAGAGACAAGGAGTTCTGCACCGCTTGATGTGCGTTACTATACGAAGGATCTGCACCACTCTGCTTTTATCCTGCCGAAATTCTTGAAAGATTTAATTGGAAGAGATGCTAAGATGCAGACAAAGGAAAAGGCATGCCACGCTACATAG
- the ispG gene encoding flavodoxin-dependent (E)-4-hydroxy-3-methylbut-2-enyl-diphosphate synthase, producing the protein MKRCVVVGSLAIGGKAPIRVESMLKTPLSDGDSTFKEMNELVDAGCELVRVAFPDVSLKKNLAECVSRSQIPVMADIHFDHRLAIAAIEAGCAAIRTNPGNMDSRYIRTVVEIAKERGSTIRIGSNSGSVNRKQMEEAKGDKARALFLAVKEQADLLLSSGFDRIILSAKSTSVPITVRANALLAQAYPDLPFHVGITEAGPGMEGIVKGAVGLSLLLSQGIGDTIRVSLTGPSVEEVRVGYAILGALELRHKGIQIISCPLCGRRRVDVTSLLSVIRPHLKGLPDGLKVAVMGCEVNGPREAQEADLGFAGSPHGIIAFSAGRVEAYIPLDKIDEELPKIVEEWKRRRGMSDEL; encoded by the coding sequence ATGAAAAGATGTGTCGTCGTAGGGAGTCTTGCCATAGGAGGCAAAGCTCCTATAAGGGTGGAAAGCATGCTAAAGACCCCGTTGAGCGATGGCGATTCAACTTTCAAAGAGATGAATGAGCTCGTTGACGCGGGATGTGAACTTGTGAGGGTTGCCTTTCCAGATGTCTCCCTCAAGAAAAACCTTGCCGAATGCGTATCTCGCTCTCAGATCCCAGTAATGGCCGATATTCACTTTGACCATCGCTTGGCTATTGCCGCTATAGAGGCAGGTTGTGCGGCGATACGCACAAACCCTGGAAACATGGATAGCCGATATATCAGAACAGTAGTGGAGATAGCTAAAGAGCGAGGGAGCACGATAAGGATAGGTTCGAACAGCGGCTCTGTCAACAGAAAACAGATGGAGGAGGCAAAGGGAGACAAAGCCAGGGCCCTCTTCTTGGCCGTCAAGGAGCAAGCCGATCTGCTTTTGAGCTCGGGCTTTGATAGAATCATTCTCTCCGCGAAGTCCACATCAGTCCCAATCACGGTCAGAGCCAACGCGCTGCTGGCTCAGGCCTATCCCGACCTTCCTTTTCACGTGGGCATTACAGAGGCAGGACCTGGAATGGAGGGGATCGTCAAGGGCGCAGTAGGCCTTTCTCTCCTATTGAGCCAGGGCATCGGGGACACGATTAGGGTGAGCTTGACCGGGCCATCAGTCGAAGAGGTGCGCGTGGGCTATGCCATATTGGGCGCTTTAGAATTGCGCCATAAAGGAATACAGATCATATCCTGTCCGTTGTGCGGCAGGCGGCGCGTAGACGTCACATCCCTCCTGTCCGTGATAAGACCACACCTCAAAGGACTGCCGGATGGATTGAAGGTGGCAGTCATGGGGTGCGAGGTGAACGGTCCGCGCGAGGCCCAAGAGGCAGATTTGGGGTTTGCCGGTTCCCCTCACGGGATTATAGCCTTTTCGGCCGGCAGGGTTGAGGCATATATTCCATTGGACAAAATTGACGAGGAGCTGCCCAAAATAGTGGAAGAGTGGAAGCGAAGACGAGGCATGAGTGATGAGCTATGA
- a CDS encoding pyruvoyl-dependent arginine decarboxylase, which produces MLPLPTLYMLVVGKGEGKKKLTAFDVALLDAGIGNMNLLRVSSVLPPGCTLASRLDIPAGSLLPVAYGSITSDVPGERIAAAIGVGVPEDPALSGMIMEFSAFTSADEASLRVEEMVREAFAFRGYPLKEVKVKAIEHVVNECGAVIAACPLFYERER; this is translated from the coding sequence ATGCTCCCACTGCCAACGTTGTATATGCTCGTAGTGGGCAAAGGTGAAGGCAAAAAGAAGCTTACCGCTTTCGACGTTGCGCTACTGGACGCAGGTATAGGTAATATGAACCTGCTTAGAGTAAGCAGTGTCTTGCCACCTGGCTGCACATTGGCAAGCCGCCTCGATATACCCGCCGGTTCTCTTTTGCCGGTGGCATACGGCTCCATCACGAGCGACGTGCCAGGAGAGAGAATCGCAGCGGCTATCGGCGTAGGCGTCCCAGAAGACCCGGCGCTGTCCGGTATGATTATGGAATTCTCCGCTTTCACTTCAGCCGATGAGGCTTCTTTAAGGGTCGAAGAGATGGTAAGGGAGGCGTTTGCCTTTCGCGGTTATCCCTTAAAGGAAGTCAAGGTTAAGGCCATTGAGCACGTGGTGAACGAATGCGGAGCCGTCATAGCGGCATGTCCGTTATTCTATGAGCGGGAGCGTTGA